From Butyricimonas paravirosa, one genomic window encodes:
- a CDS encoding TldD/PmbA family protein has translation MRKIKLIVFVFGLIGLCTPVRAQEKFLEMIKDEMNKEFAELQKEKHAPYYMNFRAVDERRTFVMSTFGAIMQSVKNHRRYLVPQVRIGSPEYDNFTTREMGSGAGRGGPSVAQLSLNGESGEAADRNAIWYETESRYKVAVSALQQALGNEQMFLQMSDKSPSLSKTKIEKYYEPQLPAEKLTIDREAWGKRLNEISSEFKKYPEIIEGSAHIEYNVLRTYFISTEGAEIVHNLPYARIMVQASTMADDGMRLPLHLSYFAYDPDNLPSNDSIMKDVNVIAKKLIALRTAPTVDPFSGPALMSGAASGVFFHEIFGHRTEGQRMKKDVDGQTFKDMIGKLVLPEGMSVADDPTLRYCAGTELNGYYKYDEQGVKAERVDVVIDGKMNDFLMTRTALEGHARSNGHGRAVGGFDPVSRQSNLIISIKDPRTEKELRALLIEEIKKQNKEFGFYFKEVSGGFTQTGRMAINSFNVTPLEVYRVYADGRPDELVRGLDMIGTPLAMFSNIVAAGGQVEVFTGMCGAESGSIPVTAVSPCILVNRIEVQRVMNYKAIPPILERP, from the coding sequence ATGAGGAAAATTAAATTAATTGTATTTGTTTTTGGGCTTATCGGGTTATGTACTCCGGTAAGGGCCCAGGAGAAATTTTTAGAGATGATAAAGGATGAGATGAATAAGGAATTTGCAGAATTGCAAAAAGAGAAACATGCACCTTATTATATGAATTTTCGGGCCGTGGATGAACGGCGGACATTTGTAATGTCTACCTTTGGAGCTATTATGCAATCCGTGAAAAATCATCGCCGCTATCTTGTGCCCCAGGTACGTATCGGAAGTCCCGAATATGATAATTTTACGACACGTGAAATGGGATCGGGGGCTGGACGTGGAGGTCCATCCGTAGCTCAACTTTCTTTGAATGGAGAGTCTGGCGAGGCGGCTGATCGAAATGCTATCTGGTATGAGACAGAAAGTCGTTATAAGGTTGCTGTAAGTGCTTTGCAGCAGGCGTTGGGGAACGAGCAAATGTTTTTGCAGATGAGTGATAAATCTCCGAGTCTTTCTAAAACAAAAATTGAAAAATATTATGAGCCTCAGTTACCGGCAGAAAAGTTAACGATAGACCGAGAGGCTTGGGGAAAACGTTTGAATGAGATTTCCTCTGAATTTAAGAAATACCCGGAGATTATAGAGGGGTCGGCACATATCGAGTATAATGTTTTGCGTACTTATTTTATCAGTACAGAAGGAGCAGAGATCGTGCATAATTTGCCATATGCCCGAATTATGGTACAGGCTTCGACGATGGCTGATGACGGGATGCGTTTGCCTTTGCATCTTTCTTATTTCGCTTATGACCCGGATAATTTACCGAGTAATGATTCGATTATGAAGGATGTGAATGTTATTGCGAAGAAGTTGATCGCTTTGCGTACGGCTCCGACGGTGGATCCATTTTCGGGGCCAGCTTTAATGTCTGGAGCAGCTAGTGGCGTTTTCTTCCATGAAATTTTCGGGCATCGTACGGAAGGGCAGCGGATGAAGAAGGATGTGGACGGGCAGACTTTCAAGGATATGATAGGAAAACTTGTGTTACCAGAAGGAATGAGTGTTGCAGATGATCCGACATTGAGATATTGCGCGGGAACAGAATTGAATGGTTATTATAAATATGATGAACAGGGAGTCAAAGCAGAACGAGTAGATGTGGTAATTGATGGTAAGATGAATGATTTTTTGATGACACGTACTGCTTTGGAAGGACATGCTAGAAGTAATGGGCACGGTCGCGCCGTGGGTGGTTTTGATCCGGTCTCTCGTCAGTCGAACCTGATTATCTCGATAAAAGATCCAAGGACAGAGAAAGAGTTACGTGCTCTTTTGATTGAAGAAATCAAAAAACAGAACAAGGAGTTCGGTTTTTATTTCAAAGAAGTATCTGGAGGATTTACTCAAACAGGAAGGATGGCGATAAATTCGTTTAATGTTACCCCGTTGGAAGTGTATCGCGTGTATGCAGACGGTCGTCCTGACGAGCTAGTGCGCGGATTAGATATGATTGGCACACCTTTAGCGATGTTTTCAAATATCGTGGCTGCGGGAGGTCAGGTAGAGGTGTTTACTGGTATGTGTGGTGCTGAATCGGGCTCAATCCCCGTGACGGCAGTTTCCCCATGTATTTTAGTGAACCGGATTGAGGTACAGCGTGTAATGAATTACAAGGCAATTCCTCCTATTTTGGAAAGACCGTGA